Proteins co-encoded in one Halorussus lipolyticus genomic window:
- the uvrB gene encoding excinuclease ABC subunit UvrB has product MSDADSGPLSPDRPEAESEFRVDAPFNPAGDQPDAIRQLAEGFESGMDKQTLLGVTGSGKTNTVSWVVEEIQKPTLVIAHNKTLAAQLYEEFRNLFPDNAVEYFVSYYDYYQPEAYVEQTDKYIEKDASINEEIDRLRHSATRSLLTRDDVIVVASVSAIYGLGDPRNYEDMSLRLEVGDEVGRDELLARLVDLNYERNDVDFTQGTFRVRGDTIEIFPMYGRYAVRVELWGDEIDRMMKVDPLEGEVQSQESAVLVHPGEHYSIPEQTMDEAVAEIEDDLDDRIRYFERNNDLVAAQRIEERTTFDLEMMKEAGYCSGIENYSVYLSDREPGDAPYTLLDYFPDDFLTVIDESHQTVPQIKGQFAGDKSRKDSLVENGFRLPTAYDNRPLQFDEFEEKTDKTLYVSATPADYERDQSDQIVEQIVRPTHLVDPKVEVSDAEGQIDDLMDRIETRTANDERVLVTTLTKRMAEDLTEYLEEAGVAVEYMHDETDTLERHELVRGLRLGEFDVLVGINLLREGLDIPEVSLVAILDADQQGFLRSETSLVQTMGRAARNVNGEVVLYADETTDAMEAAIGETQRRRRIQQEYNEERGFTPTTIEKEVSEANLPGSETDTSGVSSGEPETDDEAEARIEELEERMNEAASNLEFELAADIRDRIRELREEFEVDVDVEGGVPEPDAEF; this is encoded by the coding sequence ATGAGCGACGCCGATTCCGGACCGCTTTCGCCCGACAGACCAGAGGCCGAGAGCGAGTTTCGGGTCGATGCTCCGTTCAATCCCGCGGGCGACCAGCCGGACGCCATCCGGCAGTTGGCCGAGGGATTCGAGTCGGGCATGGACAAACAGACGTTGCTGGGGGTAACGGGGTCCGGGAAGACCAACACCGTCTCGTGGGTGGTCGAAGAAATCCAGAAGCCGACGCTGGTCATCGCGCACAACAAGACGCTCGCGGCGCAACTCTACGAGGAGTTCCGGAACCTCTTCCCCGACAACGCCGTCGAGTACTTCGTCAGTTACTACGACTACTACCAACCCGAGGCCTACGTCGAGCAGACCGACAAGTACATCGAGAAGGACGCCTCCATCAACGAGGAAATCGACAGACTCAGACACTCCGCGACGCGCTCCCTGCTGACTCGGGACGACGTAATCGTGGTGGCCTCGGTGTCGGCGATTTACGGCCTCGGCGACCCGCGGAACTACGAGGACATGAGCTTGCGGCTCGAAGTCGGCGACGAGGTGGGGAGAGACGAACTGCTGGCCCGCCTCGTGGACCTGAACTACGAGCGCAACGACGTGGACTTCACGCAGGGTACCTTCCGCGTGCGCGGGGACACTATCGAAATCTTCCCGATGTACGGTCGGTACGCGGTCCGGGTCGAGTTGTGGGGCGACGAAATCGACCGCATGATGAAGGTGGACCCCTTGGAGGGGGAGGTCCAATCTCAAGAGAGCGCGGTCCTCGTCCACCCCGGCGAACACTACTCCATCCCCGAGCAGACGATGGACGAGGCCGTCGCCGAAATCGAGGACGACTTGGACGACCGAATCCGGTACTTCGAGCGCAACAACGACCTCGTGGCGGCCCAGCGAATCGAGGAGCGCACCACTTTCGACCTCGAAATGATGAAGGAAGCGGGCTACTGCTCGGGCATCGAGAACTACTCGGTCTACCTCTCGGACCGCGAACCCGGCGACGCGCCCTACACCCTGCTGGACTACTTCCCCGACGACTTCCTCACTGTCATCGACGAGTCTCACCAGACCGTCCCGCAAATCAAGGGACAGTTCGCGGGTGACAAATCCAGAAAGGACAGCCTCGTGGAAAACGGCTTCCGCTTGCCGACCGCCTACGACAACCGCCCGCTCCAGTTCGACGAGTTCGAGGAGAAGACCGACAAGACCCTCTACGTCTCGGCGACTCCCGCCGACTACGAGCGTGACCAGAGCGACCAAATCGTCGAGCAAATCGTTCGCCCGACCCACCTCGTGGACCCGAAAGTCGAGGTGTCGGACGCCGAAGGGCAAATCGACGACCTGATGGACCGCATCGAGACGCGGACTGCAAACGACGAGCGCGTCCTCGTCACCACCCTGACCAAGCGCATGGCCGAGGACCTGACCGAGTACCTCGAAGAAGCGGGCGTGGCGGTCGAATACATGCACGACGAGACCGACACCCTCGAACGCCACGAACTCGTCCGGGGCCTGCGCCTCGGCGAGTTCGACGTGCTGGTGGGCATCAACCTCCTCCGGGAGGGACTGGACATCCCCGAGGTCTCGCTGGTGGCCATCCTCGACGCCGACCAGCAGGGTTTCCTGCGTTCGGAGACCTCGCTGGTCCAGACCATGGGTCGCGCCGCGCGGAACGTCAACGGCGAGGTGGTCCTCTACGCCGACGAGACCACCGACGCGATGGAGGCCGCAATCGGCGAGACCCAGCGCCGCAGACGCATCCAGCAGGAGTACAACGAGGAGCGCGGCTTCACCCCGACCACCATCGAGAAGGAAGTCTCGGAGGCCAACCTGCCGGGGAGCGAGACCGACACCTCCGGGGTCAGTTCGGGCGAACCAGAAACCGACGACGAGGCCGAGGCCCGAATCGAGGAGTTGGAGGAGCGCATGAACGAGGCCGCGAGCAACCTCGAATTCGAACTCGCCGCCGACATCCGGGACCGGATTCGAGAGTTGCGCGAGGAGTTCGAAGTGGACGTGGATGTCGAAGGCGGCGTGCCGGAACCGGACGCCGAGTTCTGA
- a CDS encoding SPFH domain-containing protein — protein MDPVAVLGLLALGLAIAVLASAVEIVGPYEKRALTVFGEYRKLLGPGLNIVPPLVSKTHTFDMRTQTLDVPEQEAITEDNSPVTADAVIYIRVMDAEKAYLEVEDYEKAVSDLAQTTLRAVIGDMPLDDTLSRQKEINSRIHEELDRPTDEWGVRVESVEVQKVMPTPTVVSAMEQQTAAERRRRAMILEAQGERRSAIERAQGEKASNVIRAQGEKQSQILEAQGDSLSTVLRAKSAESMGERAVIDKGLETLDAIGQGDSTSFVLPQELTSMVGRYGKHLTGSDVKAGDSELDSLNFDAETRELLGLDDVEEMLAGEVGTDLDDGPDEGEPTTDEDPEAEPAVEVTDERER, from the coding sequence ATGGACCCCGTGGCGGTTCTGGGTCTACTGGCGCTCGGACTGGCGATTGCGGTGCTAGCCAGCGCGGTCGAAATCGTGGGACCCTACGAGAAGCGCGCGCTGACGGTGTTCGGCGAGTACCGGAAACTCCTCGGGCCGGGCCTCAACATCGTCCCGCCGCTGGTGAGCAAGACCCACACCTTCGACATGCGGACCCAGACGCTCGACGTGCCCGAACAGGAGGCCATCACCGAGGACAACTCGCCGGTCACGGCCGATGCGGTCATCTACATCCGAGTGATGGACGCCGAGAAGGCGTATCTGGAGGTCGAGGACTACGAGAAAGCCGTCTCGGACCTCGCCCAGACCACGCTCCGGGCGGTCATCGGCGACATGCCGCTGGACGACACCCTGAGTCGCCAGAAGGAGATAAACAGTCGAATTCATGAGGAACTCGACAGGCCGACCGACGAGTGGGGCGTCCGAGTCGAGAGCGTCGAGGTCCAGAAGGTGATGCCCACGCCGACCGTCGTGAGCGCGATGGAGCAACAGACCGCCGCAGAGCGCAGACGGCGGGCGATGATTCTGGAAGCGCAGGGCGAGCGCCGGAGCGCCATCGAGCGAGCGCAGGGCGAGAAAGCGTCGAACGTCATCCGGGCGCAGGGCGAGAAGCAGAGCCAGATTCTGGAGGCCCAAGGCGACTCGCTCTCGACGGTCCTGCGCGCCAAATCCGCCGAGTCGATGGGCGAACGCGCGGTCATCGACAAGGGCCTCGAGACGCTGGACGCCATCGGACAGGGCGACTCGACCAGTTTCGTCCTGCCCCAAGAACTCACCTCGATGGTGGGTCGGTACGGCAAGCACCTGACCGGGAGCGACGTGAAGGCGGGCGACAGCGAACTCGATAGCCTCAACTTCGACGCCGAGACCCGCGAACTCCTCGGTCTGGACGACGTGGAGGAGATGCTGGCGGGCGAAGTCGGGACGGACCTTGACGACGGACCGGACGAAGGGGAACCCACCACCGACGAGGACCCCGAGGCCGAACCAGCGGTCGAAGTCACGGACGAGCGCGAGCGGTGA
- a CDS encoding universal stress protein, with product MYEDILLPTDGSDGTIASVTHAGELAETYDATVHVLSVVDTRNRFESPSSGIAPEAWTEAERERADESIQNAKTALPDDVAVESVVAEGVPQTQILDYVDEEDVDVVVMATHGRTGLDHYLIGSVTEKVVRKSPAPVLTVRIDEE from the coding sequence ATGTACGAGGACATCCTCCTCCCGACCGACGGGAGCGACGGGACGATTGCGTCGGTGACCCACGCCGGCGAACTCGCCGAGACTTACGACGCGACGGTTCACGTCCTCTCGGTCGTGGACACCCGCAACCGGTTCGAGAGTCCGTCGAGCGGTATCGCGCCGGAAGCGTGGACCGAGGCCGAGCGCGAACGCGCCGACGAGTCCATCCAGAACGCCAAAACCGCGCTTCCGGACGACGTGGCGGTCGAATCGGTCGTCGCCGAGGGCGTCCCTCAGACCCAGATTCTCGACTACGTGGACGAGGAGGACGTCGATGTCGTCGTGATGGCGACACACGGTCGGACCGGACTCGACCACTACCTCATCGGGAGCGTCACGGAGAAAGTCGTCCGGAAGTCGCCGGCACCGGTCCTGACGGTCAGAATCGACGAGGAGTAG
- a CDS encoding sensor histidine kinase yields the protein MSSLGDNIAGPLSAGETNDRRSKDDLRRAAGSAVIALTGFGLLIPTVTRLISGPESLFAGLLAGLGTLVSMLLVGTGYLIYHADFSATNTVRIAVWNTLGVLVLGSVFALVYLYDPIAAPPFVVATVLGVSAAAHVIIGVNDVRRIRAEELATEREKTAVLNRLIRHNLRNDTQVLSGFAERLTTEIEDPELADMAERVHRKADDLGGMYDEVAQVQQTIEGKETTTSAVELLPVAEAVAERLRADHPDAEIEVSIPDRLSASADDRLGRVLANLAENGIEHNPDVAPTVEVSAEAVGDRVEIRVADDGPGIPDDEVAVLTGERAITQLDHGSGFGLWLVKWVAEEYGGELAFEERETGGTVAVLRLDAA from the coding sequence ATGTCATCTCTCGGAGATAATATCGCCGGGCCGCTCTCCGCCGGCGAGACGAACGACCGCCGGTCGAAGGACGACCTTCGGCGGGCCGCGGGCAGTGCGGTCATCGCGCTCACTGGGTTCGGTCTGCTCATCCCAACAGTCACCCGACTCATCTCCGGGCCGGAATCGCTGTTCGCGGGCTTGCTGGCGGGTCTGGGAACGCTCGTCTCGATGCTCCTCGTCGGGACGGGGTACCTGATATATCACGCTGACTTCTCGGCGACCAACACCGTCCGCATCGCGGTGTGGAACACGCTCGGGGTCCTCGTCCTCGGGTCGGTCTTCGCGCTGGTGTACCTCTACGACCCGATTGCGGCCCCGCCGTTCGTCGTGGCGACCGTGCTGGGCGTCAGCGCCGCGGCCCACGTCATCATCGGCGTCAACGACGTGCGCCGGATTCGGGCCGAGGAGTTAGCGACCGAACGCGAGAAGACCGCGGTACTGAACCGCCTCATCCGCCACAACCTCCGGAACGACACCCAAGTCCTGAGCGGGTTCGCCGAGCGCCTGACGACCGAAATCGAGGACCCGGAACTGGCCGACATGGCCGAGCGCGTCCACCGCAAGGCCGACGACCTCGGCGGGATGTACGACGAGGTTGCGCAGGTCCAACAGACCATCGAAGGCAAAGAGACCACGACGAGTGCCGTCGAACTCCTCCCGGTCGCCGAGGCGGTCGCCGAGCGACTGCGCGCTGACCACCCCGACGCAGAAATCGAGGTCTCGATTCCGGACCGCCTCTCGGCCAGCGCGGACGACCGACTCGGGCGCGTCCTCGCCAACCTCGCGGAGAACGGTATCGAACACAATCCCGACGTTGCTCCGACCGTCGAGGTCTCGGCCGAGGCGGTCGGCGACCGCGTTGAGATTCGAGTCGCCGACGACGGGCCGGGTATCCCCGACGACGAGGTGGCGGTCCTGACCGGCGAGCGCGCCATCACCCAACTCGACCACGGGAGCGGGTTCGGTCTCTGGCTGGTCAAGTGGGTCGCCGAGGAGTACGGCGGCGAGTTGGCCTTCGAGGAGCGCGAGACCGGCGGCACCGTCGCGGTCCTCAGACTCGACGCGGCGTAG
- a CDS encoding sulfurtransferase, which translates to MSDSDYANDVLVTADWVADHLDEFQSDDPEYRLVEVDVDTEAYDESHAPGAIGFNWETQLQDQTQRDILEKSDFEDLLGSHGITEDSTVVLYGDNANWFAAYAYWQFKYYGHDDVRLLDGGRDYWLDNDYPTTDEVPEFSEQTYDAGGPRESIRAYRDDVEKAIDRGVPLVDVRSPEEYSGEVLAPPGLQETAQRGGHIPGAKNISWAAVTDDDGTFKTREELADLYADEGIDGDGTTVAYCRIGERSSVAWFALHELLGYDDTVNYDGSWTEWGNLVDAPIETGSGE; encoded by the coding sequence ATGAGCGACTCAGACTACGCGAACGACGTTCTCGTCACGGCCGACTGGGTGGCCGACCACCTCGACGAGTTCCAGAGCGACGACCCCGAGTACCGACTCGTGGAGGTAGACGTAGACACCGAGGCCTACGACGAGTCCCACGCGCCGGGCGCAATCGGGTTCAACTGGGAGACCCAACTGCAGGACCAGACCCAGCGCGACATCCTCGAAAAGTCCGATTTCGAGGACCTACTGGGTTCCCACGGAATCACCGAAGACTCCACCGTGGTCCTCTACGGTGACAACGCCAACTGGTTCGCGGCCTACGCCTACTGGCAGTTCAAGTACTACGGCCACGACGACGTGCGCCTGCTGGACGGCGGCCGGGACTACTGGCTAGACAACGACTACCCGACCACCGACGAGGTGCCCGAGTTCTCCGAGCAGACCTACGACGCCGGCGGTCCCCGCGAGTCCATCCGGGCCTACCGCGACGACGTGGAGAAGGCCATCGACCGGGGCGTCCCCCTCGTGGACGTTCGGTCGCCCGAGGAGTACTCCGGCGAAGTCCTCGCGCCGCCGGGACTCCAAGAGACCGCCCAGCGCGGCGGCCACATCCCCGGCGCGAAGAACATCTCGTGGGCCGCCGTCACCGACGACGACGGCACGTTCAAGACCCGCGAGGAACTCGCAGACCTCTACGCCGACGAGGGCATCGACGGCGACGGCACCACTGTCGCCTACTGCCGAATCGGCGAGCGCTCGTCTGTCGCGTGGTTCGCGCTCCACGAACTCCTCGGATACGACGACACCGTGAACTACGACGGGTCGTGGACCGAGTGGGGTAACTTGGTTGACGCGCCCATCGAGACCGGAAGCGGCGAGTAG
- a CDS encoding acetoacetate decarboxylase family protein, which translates to MVPDDGSAPDDGERRPPTGRQRQPSAGHQRRLSTGQTVELPLECEFTLTGGVFPASARRLSAGLPDRLSPVRIAPRTGAVTLASIEYHYVGGLDPYDEFAVIVPVVADSRTDLPGAQLVGGLVAGSVGGYVSYLPVTTEASVALGREIWGYPKEVADIEIHDRGERRRTIVSIDGERVVSLDMRKAETSERGATMRSFTRMDGRLLGSRVALGGEFALTPLRQRASFSLGDHERADELGKLGLRERPLATLYGHRMRARLHPSRELK; encoded by the coding sequence ATGGTCCCAGACGACGGGAGCGCCCCGGACGACGGCGAGCGCCGACCGCCCACTGGTCGCCAGCGCCAACCTTCGGCCGGTCACCAGCGCCGACTCTCGACGGGCCAGACCGTCGAACTCCCGCTGGAATGCGAGTTCACGCTGACCGGCGGCGTCTTTCCGGCGTCGGCCCGGCGACTCTCGGCAGGGCTTCCCGACCGCCTCTCGCCGGTCCGAATCGCGCCCCGGACCGGGGCAGTCACGCTCGCCAGCATCGAATATCACTACGTCGGCGGGTTGGACCCCTACGACGAGTTCGCGGTCATCGTGCCGGTCGTCGCCGATTCGCGGACCGACCTGCCCGGCGCGCAGTTAGTCGGCGGACTCGTCGCCGGAAGCGTCGGTGGCTACGTCAGCTATCTACCCGTCACGACCGAGGCCTCGGTCGCCCTCGGGCGGGAAATCTGGGGCTACCCCAAGGAGGTCGCCGACATCGAAATCCACGACCGAGGAGAACGTCGGCGCACCATCGTCTCCATCGACGGTGAGCGCGTCGTCTCGCTCGACATGCGGAAAGCCGAGACCAGCGAGCGCGGGGCGACGATGCGGAGTTTCACCCGGATGGACGGCCGACTCCTCGGGAGTCGCGTGGCCCTCGGCGGCGAGTTCGCCCTGACGCCCTTGCGACAGCGGGCCTCCTTCTCGCTCGGGGACCACGAGCGCGCCGACGAACTGGGGAAACTGGGACTCCGAGAGCGGCCGCTGGCGACGCTCTACGGCCACCGAATGCGGGCGAGACTGCATCCGAGCAGGGAGTTGAAGTGA
- a CDS encoding SDR family oxidoreductase encodes MTHNRRRDATDDRTVLITGCGSGIGRATAREFARRGWTVYATDLRTDLLEPLEDECETAELDVTDEAQCEEVVERIADDEGSIDCLVNNAGYGVLGAVADVSTEKAREQFDVLVHGPHRLARAVLPKMHDQHGGTIVNVTSLLGRVTFPGLGVYGSAKFALEGLTDALRMETGPDIDVVAVEPGWVRTGFDDEARQQFADIDASPEYADVYELHEEGPFLDGGPLAVEPEAVADEILHAATATNPKSRYPVGVARWLVLLRFLPDSVQDKGRWAIGKLGTKLRRFGLL; translated from the coding sequence ATGACTCACAATCGGCGACGCGACGCCACCGACGACCGAACCGTGCTGATAACCGGGTGCGGGTCCGGCATCGGACGCGCCACCGCTCGGGAGTTCGCCCGGCGGGGGTGGACCGTCTACGCGACCGACCTCCGGACCGACCTGTTGGAACCGCTGGAAGACGAGTGCGAAACCGCCGAGTTGGACGTGACCGACGAGGCCCAGTGCGAGGAGGTAGTCGAGCGCATCGCCGACGACGAGGGCAGTATCGACTGTCTGGTCAACAACGCGGGGTACGGCGTCCTCGGCGCTGTCGCGGACGTGTCCACCGAGAAGGCCCGCGAACAGTTCGACGTGCTGGTCCACGGTCCCCACCGCCTCGCTCGGGCCGTCCTGCCGAAGATGCACGACCAGCACGGTGGCACCATCGTCAACGTGACGAGTCTCCTCGGCCGCGTCACCTTCCCCGGTCTCGGGGTCTACGGGAGCGCCAAGTTCGCGCTGGAGGGCCTGACCGACGCGCTCCGGATGGAGACCGGCCCCGACATCGACGTGGTGGCGGTCGAACCCGGATGGGTCCGGACCGGGTTCGACGACGAGGCCCGCCAGCAGTTCGCCGACATCGATGCCTCGCCGGAGTACGCCGACGTGTACGAACTCCACGAGGAGGGACCCTTCCTCGACGGTGGGCCACTGGCGGTCGAACCCGAGGCAGTCGCCGACGAGATTCTGCACGCCGCGACCGCAACGAATCCGAAATCCCGGTATCCGGTCGGCGTGGCGCGATGGCTGGTCCTCCTGCGGTTCCTCCCCGATTCGGTGCAGGACAAGGGCCGATGGGCGATTGGCAAACTGGGGACGAAACTCCGGCGCTTCGGACTGCTCTGA
- a CDS encoding sulfite exporter TauE/SafE family protein — translation MPLENVSDTSYSQIQKSFLKYQHLFVFTAPVLFVTAVYFFAPTSGGTGAEYWLEYWWLFPFFLTGATIVNTVGISGSALFVPYLIFIFPILAFPLEPETIVKVGLISEAFGLSSSSVAFIQYGLVDRRLALTLVGGSIPFVVGGALLSFIIPEVVFHSLLGLALLAASYLLFKADLGHGESDSASEESEAVADGGETRDLPNDSGKLGPAGVRTDDEGTVTRVDREGDDYVYTRGGYLRRFANYSIGGTFQGLAGFGIGELGIISMLGTSVPVRVAIGTNHIVVALTAILASLVHVFGGGLVGGHSLSLASTPWNMVVFTVPATVTGGQIAPYVSNALGTGTIKKFVGALFAVISVALFLMALGGV, via the coding sequence ATGCCACTCGAAAACGTTAGTGACACGTCCTACAGCCAGATTCAGAAGTCCTTCCTGAAGTATCAGCACCTGTTCGTGTTCACCGCTCCGGTGTTGTTCGTGACTGCGGTGTACTTCTTCGCACCGACCTCGGGCGGTACGGGGGCCGAGTACTGGTTAGAGTACTGGTGGCTGTTCCCGTTCTTCCTGACCGGTGCGACCATCGTGAACACCGTGGGAATCAGCGGGTCGGCGCTGTTCGTGCCCTACCTCATCTTTATCTTCCCGATATTAGCGTTCCCGCTCGAACCCGAGACCATCGTGAAGGTCGGTCTCATCAGCGAGGCCTTCGGCCTGTCGAGTTCGTCGGTCGCATTCATCCAGTACGGACTGGTGGACCGACGACTCGCGCTCACGCTGGTCGGCGGGTCGATTCCCTTCGTCGTCGGCGGCGCGCTCCTGTCGTTCATCATCCCGGAAGTCGTCTTCCACTCGCTTCTGGGCCTCGCGCTCCTCGCGGCGTCGTACCTCCTGTTCAAGGCCGACCTCGGCCACGGAGAGTCCGACAGCGCGTCCGAGGAGTCCGAGGCAGTCGCCGACGGCGGCGAGACGCGGGACCTGCCCAACGACAGCGGGAAACTCGGCCCGGCGGGGGTCCGCACCGACGACGAGGGCACCGTGACCCGAGTGGACCGCGAGGGCGACGATTACGTCTACACCCGCGGTGGCTACCTCCGGCGGTTCGCCAACTACAGCATCGGCGGGACGTTTCAGGGACTGGCCGGGTTCGGCATCGGCGAGTTGGGCATTATCTCGATGCTGGGCACGTCGGTTCCGGTCCGGGTCGCCATCGGGACCAATCACATCGTGGTCGCGCTGACCGCAATCTTGGCTTCGCTCGTCCACGTCTTCGGCGGCGGACTGGTCGGCGGCCACTCGCTCAGTCTCGCCAGCACGCCGTGGAACATGGTGGTGTTCACGGTGCCCGCCACGGTGACGGGCGGCCAAATCGCGCCCTACGTGTCCAACGCGCTCGGGACCGGGACCATCAAGAAGTTCGTCGGCGCGCTGTTCGCCGTCATCTCGGTCGCACTGTTCCTGATGGCTCTCGGGGGTGTCTGA
- a CDS encoding rubrerythrin family protein produces MNPDEFLDTVRDDNETALSRLGSSKSLYAETEGEMEPETVFRAAAEAEHAASETFQQWADDEEAAESVRETFADFADEERDHYEQVLGKLDDESPADHEPSEVPAIHEYLRDLEGDPARVGGFLGRTLASEKSKEQMVGFFVGQADPQTAQLFRDLGEDLDGQIERGTALLDEVCESDEDWNTALESASGAIQAAYDEYTETLEGMGVNPKPVC; encoded by the coding sequence ATGAACCCAGACGAGTTCCTCGACACCGTGCGCGACGACAACGAAACTGCCCTTTCGCGGCTTGGCTCCTCGAAGTCGCTCTACGCCGAAACCGAGGGGGAGATGGAACCGGAGACCGTCTTCCGCGCCGCCGCCGAGGCCGAACACGCCGCCAGCGAGACTTTCCAACAGTGGGCCGACGACGAGGAGGCCGCCGAGTCGGTCCGCGAGACCTTCGCCGACTTCGCCGACGAGGAGCGCGACCACTACGAGCAGGTCCTCGGGAAATTGGACGACGAGTCGCCCGCGGACCACGAACCCAGCGAGGTCCCGGCGATTCACGAGTACCTGCGGGACCTCGAAGGCGACCCGGCCCGCGTCGGCGGGTTCTTGGGTCGGACCCTCGCCAGCGAGAAGTCCAAGGAGCAGATGGTCGGGTTCTTCGTCGGGCAGGCCGACCCCCAGACCGCGCAACTGTTCCGCGACTTGGGTGAGGACTTGGACGGGCAAATCGAGCGCGGGACGGCGTTGCTCGATGAGGTCTGCGAGAGCGACGAGGACTGGAACACTGCGCTGGAGTCAGCGAGCGGCGCGATTCAGGCGGCCTACGACGAGTACACCGAGACGCTGGAGGGGATGGGCGTGAATCCGAAGCCGGTGTGTTAG
- a CDS encoding sulfurtransferase: protein MNENVVVGADWLADRLGEVAVVDVREAWEYDGIGHVPGAVSIPFETFRSGGDDDEGMLPGAQAWADLLGEAGISEDDTIVAYDDTHGVFAARFLVTAEAYGHRDLYLLDGDFSSWMREHETESEAPEVEPVPYEVRESEDSPFVTREEVESAMDDPDAVLVDTRDDDEFAEGHIPGAVNLDWRELVDDETRGLKPRAELTEILERYGVTPDKRVVLYCNTARRISHTYVVLSSLGYDVLEFYEGSLTEWEAVGGAIETGES, encoded by the coding sequence ATGAACGAAAACGTCGTAGTCGGTGCTGACTGGCTCGCCGACCGCCTCGGCGAGGTGGCAGTCGTGGACGTGCGAGAAGCGTGGGAGTACGACGGCATCGGCCACGTTCCGGGCGCAGTCAGTATCCCCTTCGAGACGTTCCGGAGCGGAGGAGACGACGACGAGGGGATGCTCCCCGGTGCCCAAGCGTGGGCCGACCTGCTGGGCGAGGCCGGCATCTCGGAAGACGACACCATCGTCGCCTACGACGACACCCACGGCGTCTTCGCCGCGCGGTTTCTGGTGACTGCGGAAGCCTACGGGCACAGAGACCTGTACCTCCTCGACGGCGACTTCAGTTCGTGGATGCGCGAACACGAGACAGAGAGCGAGGCCCCCGAAGTGGAGCCTGTACCCTACGAAGTTCGGGAATCCGAAGATTCGCCGTTCGTGACCCGCGAGGAGGTCGAGTCGGCGATGGACGACCCCGATGCCGTCCTCGTAGACACCCGCGACGACGACGAGTTTGCGGAGGGCCACATCCCCGGCGCGGTCAACCTCGACTGGCGCGAACTCGTGGACGACGAGACCCGCGGCCTGAAACCGCGGGCCGAGTTGACGGAGATTCTGGAACGCTACGGCGTCACGCCCGACAAGCGCGTGGTACTGTACTGTAACACCGCGCGGCGCATCAGTCACACCTACGTCGTCCTCTCGTCGCTGGGCTACGACGTCCTCGAATTCTACGAGGGCAGTCTGACCGAGTGGGAGGCCGTCGGCGGGGCTATCGAGACGGGCGAGTCGTAA